The following is a genomic window from Helicobacter sp. NHP19-003.
CACGCTCGCCATAGAGCTAGAGCCATTGGACTCTAAAATCTCGGACACTAGGCGGATCACAGGGGCGTTTTCGGGCAAAGAGCACGCCAACGCCTTTTGGGCTAAATGCCCATGCCCTAACTCCCTACGGCTAGGCGCACAAAGCGGGGCTGCTTCGCCCACGCTAAAGGGTAAAAAATTATAATGGAGCATGAATCGCTCTTTTGTGGGGCTTGTCTCTTGCAAGCCAAAATTTTGTTTGGCATCGCCCTCTGCCCCCAAAGTGCAGGTTACTAAAGCTTGGGTGTGTCCCCTTTCAAAAAACACGCTAGAGTGGCAAGTGGGGAGTAAATTCGTGTCTATATGGATAGGGCGGATTTGCTTTAAGCCCCGTCCGTCCGGCCTCTCATGTTTGTCTAAAATACTTCTATACAACTGCTCTTTAAAGCACGCTTGCAAGGCGTGTTGTAGCTCTGTAGGGCAATGCTCATTCAGTTCATGTGCGATGTATTCGAGCAAATGCTCTAGTTGCATACCCCTCTCGCTCTTTGCCATCAAGGACATGGTTTCTAAGATTTGTGGCTTAAAACGGGTGTTTAAAATTTGCATTAAATAAGGGTTTATTGGCTTTTCTTGGGGGGTTTCTAGTTTGGGGTTTCTATGGGGGGCAAAATGCTCTGTGTAAAGGGCACATTGGGTTTTAATTTTACTGTGGGCGGTGGCAAGGAGGTCTAAAAGGTGTGCCTCGCTTAAGGGGTCTGCCGCCTCTTTAGCCTGCATTTCTATCATTAAGATTTTATCCACGCTACCTGCCACAAAGAGATCGCCCTTTTCTTTTAAGCGCATGGCATAAATCGTTTGCTCCACGCCCACATTAGCCAAGTAAAGCGCACAAGAAGCGGCGTTTAAAGCGCACACTTGCAAATCACTCTCATAGGCGTGGCTCAGCAACAAGAGCGTGATTTGCGTGGGGTGAGCGTAAGTTTTAGGAAAAAGGGGGCGCAAAGAGCGGTCAATGAGCCTTGAAGTCAAAGTTTCGAAGTCCTCCATTTTGCCCTCGCGGCGGGTGAAGTTGCCCGGCAGCCGCCCCACCGCGTAAGCTCTTTGGCTGTATTGCACGCTTAGGGGCAAAAAGTCCTCTTCTGTGGTCTGCAAATCCACCACCACACTGGCTAAAATCGTGGTGTCTTGGTGGCGATAAAGCAGGGCACTCGTGGCTTGGCGTGCCATGTAATCTAAAATAAATTCCTCTGTGCCTATATTAATTTTTTGCATCAGTTCCTTTCATTTGGACTTCTTCAATTTTCTTTAAAATGGCTTCGATTTCAGCAGGCTCGATTTGTATCGGGGTCTTGTAGTAATGCTCTATGCTGACAAAATACTCAGGGCGGTACACACTAATCACCCCATCGCACAGCAGGGCCAAAGCGTCCGCCACACTCTTTGGCAAAATGGGGGTGAGTACATAGATGTTCTTAGACGACTTTGCCATGCAAGTTTGGATGGCTAAATTCGCCGTGATGCCCGTTTCAATGCCGCAATCCACGATGAAGACATTTTTATTTTCAAGGGATTTAATGGTGTTGCCCTTGCGGTATTTATAAATCTTAGACAAAATCTCTTCTTCATACACCCTTTTGGCTTCGCCATAGACATAATCCAGAGTGATTTCAAACGAGTTGATCAAATTTTCGTTCATGAGAATATCCATGCTCTCGCTCACAAGGGCGATCTCGCACTCCCTGTTTAGGGGGGCGTAAATGGGGGCGGTGAAAAGAAAATCTAGGGGGGTGTTGAGCCTTCTAGCGAGTACATGGGCAAATTTCAGCCCTTTTAGGCTTGTTACAAGCATGAGGGTGTTTTTGGTGTCTAAATGGCGGATTAAAATCTCATTCATCAGCAACTGCAACGCGTCTTCAGGACTAGCAAACATGAAGTCGTCCACTAAATTACTCATTTTAACGCCTCAAGGATCGGTAAGTGATGTTTGTTTTGGTAATAGGCGAGAAGTCCAAAGTCAATTTGACATAGTTGTTCTCATACACCCTTAATGGGTCGGCGGGGTTGCTGGTGAGCACAGGGCGGCGTTGGTTGACAAATTGTAACCCGATGCCAAAACAGCGGATTTTTTTAAAAATGCCGATGCGCCAATTTAAAATCACATTGTTTTGGATGTCATAGCCCACCGAAGCATTTAAAGAAAACCACCGAAAGTCGTTGCTAAGACCGGCTTTTAAATAGTTGGAGTTGTTCGTAGAAATTTTATTAATGGCATTCTCATCAAAGTTCTTTTTTAGATAATAGGACACATTTGCACTTAAAAATTTACGGGTGTAATTGGCATTGATAGACACCTCTTCTAGGCTGTTGTAATACCACGAATAAAATACAGTTCCGTAAACATCTAGCCCCCTTAAGGGCGAAAACCCGATTTTGCTCTCTATAGGCGAGCTGGCGATGGAGGTCGGGTCGGCAAAGTTCAGCACCTGACTAATGCGCCAATAGAGCAACTCCTGCCCGCCTAAGCCGTATAGATACTGTGTGAGATTTAAGTAAAGCTGGCTGTTGGAGGGGTTGGGGGTAAAAAGCAGCGCGGGATTCCACACCGCATTATATAAACGCCCTTGGACATCATAGTTGCTTAAAGTGGGGGAGGTGAAATTGTTTCTTGCAAGCGCGCTCAAATCATACATTTGCGTGTCAAAGAGCCCATCAGCAAAGGTGTAGTATGCGCCACTCAGCACCGCTTGGAGTTGCACCGTGTGTAAAAGTTTGTGGTACTCTCTGGCTAGGTCGGTGTTTAGATACAGCGCATAACCGCTTGAAAAGTAGTTGCCAAACTCTTTAGATTGTCCGCTCACTTGTGGGATGTAGCTTGTTTTTGTGTTGAATATGGCAAGGTTACTCAGCTGCACCGTGTTCCACAGCCCCACGGATAGATATTTTTTAAAGAGCGAGAATTGTAAACCTAGAGGGACATTGATGGTGTTTTGGGCGTAGCCATAGCCCACTTCCCGTACCACATTGTGGAATTGGTAATCTAGCGAGTAGAGCAGGTGTTTCCAGCCTAAAGTGTTTAGGTATTTGTGGTATTGCAAATTTGGCAGGGATTGGAAGGTGTTGTTATTGTTGATTTTGTTGAGGTTTAAAAAGTATTTGAGGTAAAAGCCGTAAAAGTGGTTGTTTGTTTGCACATAATAGTTGCCCCTAGACATGTGGGTAGCATCCGTGATGCGCTGATTCACCTTTTCAAAGCGCACATAGTCTAGGTCGTTCATATACAAGAAGTCTAAGTAAAAGGCGTTGTCTAAGGGTTTTTTTAGTCCAAAATATTTTTGTAAAGCTTGGCGGCTGGCGTGCAAAACTTCAAACCCAAAGACATTTTGGTTTCTCAAGTCATATTTTTTGGTGTAGGCGTTGTAGTTGCGGAAGTAACGGGCGTTGAATAAAAATTTATCCTGATGGGAGTTGATCAAACGCCCTTCAAAGTTTAAGCCCAAACCCCTTTTAGAGCGGATCTGTGGGGTCAGTGTGATGTCCCACGAATCTTTGGGGGCAATGTAAAAGGGCTGTAGGTAGATAAAGCCGGCAAGATTAGAGGTTCCAAACTCAGGGTAAAGAAATCCGCTTGAGCGTTTGGTGCTTGTAGAAGTGAAAAGATAGGGCAGGTAAAACACGGGGATTTTGCCCAAATAGATTTTAGAATTGACGAGCGATAAATGTTGTTTGTCGGCGTTGTATTTGCCCGAAGAGGCGTTGACATGCCAAATGGGGTTTTCAATGTCGCAACCCGAGGTGGTGAGGTTCTTAATGTAGTAGTGGTTTTTTTGCGAGTGGGCGATGTCGGCGCTGATCCAAATCCCCGTAACGCTGTCTTGCACATAAAAGGGAAACATGAGGGCGTATTTATCGTCCATACGCACTTTCATGTGCTCGCTTTGCACCAACAATCCCTCGCCCCGATAGACCTTGACATGTCCATCCATCGTGGCTTCTTTTTTCTTGGTGTCGTACCTCACTTGATCTGCCAAAATATAGACATCGTAATTGAGAAGGAGGGCATGCCCTGTGGCGGTAACGACATTATTTTTAGCATCCACTCTGTCGGCGAGCAATTCAAAAATTTTATGGTTTTTCTTGTCAAACTTTTGCACGGCGACTTGCTGTTGCTTGCCAAACAACACACCCAAAAAAAGAGCAATGATAAGAGTACCGCGACACACCACTCATTTAGACACGATGGTAAAAGTCTGTGCGTGTCGGTCATAAAAAGTCCGCCCAAATTTATCCCTAAAGAAAAAGCCTAAGGGATAAAAAAGCAGGAGCTCTTTCAGCAAATACCGCTTCAAACGGGCGGCAAATAGAGGCTTGTCTAGGCTTTTGAAGTCCAAGACTCGCAGGTGAAACACGAGTTTACCCAAGCTGCTTGCAAAGGCAAGCATGGATAAAGACTCGTAGACCACATGCACCGCCACAAAGGCGCATACAAAGCGCAAAAATGCCGAATGCAAGGGCAAGTAAGGGTGCAAATCCCACGCCAGAAAACCAATGAAGAGCAAATCCACGAAATAAGCCCCAGCCCGCCATAAAAAGGGGGCGAGCACCAGCCTTTCTTTGTAAATTTTTTCTTCTAACTTGGATTCCAATCAAAGCACCCCAATGTCCTCGCGAAATTGCATGCCATCAAACTGCACTTTTTTGACTAAGTGGTAGGCGTGGCTTTTGGCCTCAGCCAGCGACTTGCCCCAACCCACACACACGCACACCCGCCCCCCAGCCACCAAGAACACCCCATTTTCTTGCGTGATCCTACCCAAGTCCAAATGGGCGTTCTTCTCATCAATGGGGTCTATATAGACACTCTGCCCCTGTGAGATTTGGTGTGGGTAGTCCTTGCACGCCAGCACCACGCCCAACGCATGTTGTGGGTGCAGTTCTAGCTCTACTTGCGCTAAATTACCCTGCATCGTGGCTTCTAGTAAATCTAGTAAGGGGGTTTTAAGTAGGGGCAACAACACACTGCACTCGGGGTCGCCAAAGCGTACATTAAACTCCAATAAATACGGCTCAAACTGCCCTTCTTGCTCCACAACGACAAGCCCTGTATACAGCACCCCCACAAAGGGCGTGTCTTTCTCCCGCATGGCTTTGAGTGTGGGCTTAAAAATGCGCTCTACGATCTTTTCTCTTAGGGTGTGGTCGCATAAATGCGAGGGCGCAAATGCCCCCATCCCTCCCGTGTTCGGCCCATTTGGGTGCAGTTTTTTATAGTCATGGCACGCCGGCAAGAGTAAAAAATTTTGTCCACTCACAAAGGCGAACATAGACAACTCAAAGCCGTCTAAAAACTTCTCTAAAACGACTTTGGAGTGCGCTTTAAACAAGTTTTCTAGGGCGATCTTCGCTTCGTTTTCTGTGTGTACCACAACCACACCCTTGCCCTGTGCCAACCCATCGGCTTTGAGCACCACAGGATAGCCAAAGTTTGGGACAAGTTTTAGGGCTTGCTCTAGGTTTGTGGCGATG
Proteins encoded in this region:
- a CDS encoding LPS assembly protein LptD, encoding MVCRGTLIIALFLGVLFGKQQQVAVQKFDKKNHKIFELLADRVDAKNNVVTATGHALLLNYDVYILADQVRYDTKKKEATMDGHVKVYRGEGLLVQSEHMKVRMDDKYALMFPFYVQDSVTGIWISADIAHSQKNHYYIKNLTTSGCDIENPIWHVNASSGKYNADKQHLSLVNSKIYLGKIPVFYLPYLFTSTSTKRSSGFLYPEFGTSNLAGFIYLQPFYIAPKDSWDITLTPQIRSKRGLGLNFEGRLINSHQDKFLFNARYFRNYNAYTKKYDLRNQNVFGFEVLHASRQALQKYFGLKKPLDNAFYLDFLYMNDLDYVRFEKVNQRITDATHMSRGNYYVQTNNHFYGFYLKYFLNLNKINNNNTFQSLPNLQYHKYLNTLGWKHLLYSLDYQFHNVVREVGYGYAQNTINVPLGLQFSLFKKYLSVGLWNTVQLSNLAIFNTKTSYIPQVSGQSKEFGNYFSSGYALYLNTDLAREYHKLLHTVQLQAVLSGAYYTFADGLFDTQMYDLSALARNNFTSPTLSNYDVQGRLYNAVWNPALLFTPNPSNSQLYLNLTQYLYGLGGQELLYWRISQVLNFADPTSIASSPIESKIGFSPLRGLDVYGTVFYSWYYNSLEEVSINANYTRKFLSANVSYYLKKNFDENAINKISTNNSNYLKAGLSNDFRWFSLNASVGYDIQNNVILNWRIGIFKKIRCFGIGLQFVNQRRPVLTSNPADPLRVYENNYVKLTLDFSPITKTNITYRSLRR
- a CDS encoding phosphoribosyltransferase, with the protein product MSNLVDDFMFASPEDALQLLMNEILIRHLDTKNTLMLVTSLKGLKFAHVLARRLNTPLDFLFTAPIYAPLNRECEIALVSESMDILMNENLINSFEITLDYVYGEAKRVYEEEILSKIYKYRKGNTIKSLENKNVFIVDCGIETGITANLAIQTCMAKSSKNIYVLTPILPKSVADALALLCDGVISVYRPEYFVSIEHYYKTPIQIEPAEIEAILKKIEEVQMKGTDAKN
- the purD gene encoding phosphoribosylamine--glycine ligase; translated protein: MKKKILIIGGGAREYALGRKLREDPRVGELFFSPGNGGTQSIGENVLLQDFTQIAAFAKEKMINFVLIGPEEPLVGGLTDFLQEAGVAVFGPSQKASMLEGSKSFTKELATAHKIPTAPYAIATNLEQALKLVPNFGYPVVLKADGLAQGKGVVVVHTENEAKIALENLFKAHSKVVLEKFLDGFELSMFAFVSGQNFLLLPACHDYKKLHPNGPNTGGMGAFAPSHLCDHTLREKIVERIFKPTLKAMREKDTPFVGVLYTGLVVVEQEGQFEPYLLEFNVRFGDPECSVLLPLLKTPLLDLLEATMQGNLAQVELELHPQHALGVVLACKDYPHQISQGQSVYIDPIDEKNAHLDLGRITQENGVFLVAGGRVCVCVGWGKSLAEAKSHAYHLVKKVQFDGMQFREDIGVL
- a CDS encoding polyribonucleotide nucleotidyltransferase, which codes for MQKINIGTEEFILDYMARQATSALLYRHQDTTILASVVVDLQTTEEDFLPLSVQYSQRAYAVGRLPGNFTRREGKMEDFETLTSRLIDRSLRPLFPKTYAHPTQITLLLLSHAYESDLQVCALNAASCALYLANVGVEQTIYAMRLKEKGDLFVAGSVDKILMIEMQAKEAADPLSEAHLLDLLATAHSKIKTQCALYTEHFAPHRNPKLETPQEKPINPYLMQILNTRFKPQILETMSLMAKSERGMQLEHLLEYIAHELNEHCPTELQHALQACFKEQLYRSILDKHERPDGRGLKQIRPIHIDTNLLPTCHSSVFFERGHTQALVTCTLGAEGDAKQNFGLQETSPTKERFMLHYNFLPFSVGEAAPLCAPSRRELGHGHLAQKALACSLPENAPVIRLVSEILESNGSSSMASVCAGSLALKASGIEPTALVAGVAMGLVFDGTKHAILSDISALEDMQGDMDFKIAGTNRGIVAMQMDTKLAGLPLEWLAEILEQAKEARLVILERMQEAVASMSINTNLPTTESFYIPTQKMSALIGPGGKHIKDILQRFGVQIDLDKTSGLVSVRGMQGEVSQAREHINQVLQLQNLSVGQKVQAFVKRVVDFGVFVRLEAGGDALLHKSNVGDLDLASLENGAPLLCEISKIEQGKVHVILA
- a CDS encoding RDD family protein — translated: MESKLEEKIYKERLVLAPFLWRAGAYFVDLLFIGFLAWDLHPYLPLHSAFLRFVCAFVAVHVVYESLSMLAFASSLGKLVFHLRVLDFKSLDKPLFAARLKRYLLKELLLFYPLGFFFRDKFGRTFYDRHAQTFTIVSK